One window of the Vigna radiata var. radiata cultivar VC1973A chromosome 1, Vradiata_ver6, whole genome shotgun sequence genome contains the following:
- the LOC106763802 gene encoding 1-aminocyclopropane-1-carboxylate oxidase homolog 1 isoform X2, with amino-acid sequence MSLAGAGTSTPTSFDRLLELKAFEETKGGVKGLVDAGITKIPRIFVMPPEDIAVSGDRSHTQFEIPVIDLKDVAGDLSGVIDGIRQAAENVGFFQVVNHGMPAKLLEDMLAAAREFHELPQEVKGEYYTREKQKKVKYWTNFDLYQSKHANWRDTLNCTMAPEPLDPQELPPVCRDVIMEFSRQGQVFGSLLFELLSEALGLMPNHLEEMDSAKGHLILSHYYPSCPEPELTMGLSSHTDPDFLTVLLQDHIGGLQVLIQNQWIDVPPIPGALVVNIGDLLQIQKCGAPCEGKPERGQGSNCILFYSCSLSINKNVWPHQAITLRG; translated from the exons ATGAGTCTTGCCGGCGCCGGAACTTCAACTCCAACATCCTTCGACCGTTTACTGGAGCTGAAAGCCTTCGAAGAAACCAAAGGCGGTGTTAAGGGTCTCGTCGACGCCGGCATCACCAAAATCCCTCGTATTTTTGTCATGCCGCCGGAAGACATCGCCGTCTCTGGCGATCGGAGCCATACCCAGTTCGAGATCCCCGTCATTGATCTCAAAGATGTCGCCGGTGATCTCTCCGGCGTGATCGACGGAATCCGGCAGGCAGCGGAGAACGTGGGCTTTTTCCAGGTGGTGAATCACGGCATGCCAGCGAAGCTACTGGAGGACATGCTGGCGGCGGCGCGTGAGTTCCACGAGCTTCCACAAGAGGTGAAGGGTGAGTACTACACCAGGGAGAAGCAGAAAAAGGTGAAATATTGGACCAACTTTGATTTGTATCAGTCTAAGCATGCAAACTGGAGGGACACTCTGAATTGCACTATGGCACCTGAACCTCTTGATCCTCAAGAATTGCCTCCTGTTTGTAG GGATGTAATAATGGAATTCTCAAGGCAAGGTCAAGTATTCGGTAGCCTTTTGTTTGAGTTGCTATCAGAAGCACTTGGGCTCATGCCTAACCATCTTGAAGAGATGGATTCTGCAAAGGGACACTTAATTTTGTCTCACTATTATCCATCATGCCCTGAGCCTGAACTCACTATGGGTCTCAGTAGCCACACAGATCCTGATTTCCTCACGGTTTTGCTTCAAGACCATATTGGTGGACTTCAAGTTTTGATCCAGAATCAATGGATTGATGTGCCTCCAATTCCTGGAGCACTTGTTGTAAACATTGGAGATCTACTGCAG ATTCAGAAGTGTGGAGCACCGTGTGAAGGTAAACCAGAGAGAGGCCAGGGTAGCAATTGCATTCTTTTTTACTCATGCTCACTATCCATCAACAAGAATGTATGGCCCCATCAAGCAATTACTCTCAGAGGATAA
- the LOC106763802 gene encoding 1-aminocyclopropane-1-carboxylate oxidase homolog 3 isoform X1, translating to MSLAGAGTSTPTSFDRLLELKAFEETKGGVKGLVDAGITKIPRIFVMPPEDIAVSGDRSHTQFEIPVIDLKDVAGDLSGVIDGIRQAAENVGFFQVVNHGMPAKLLEDMLAAAREFHELPQEVKGEYYTREKQKKVKYWTNFDLYQSKHANWRDTLNCTMAPEPLDPQELPPVCRDVIMEFSRQGQVFGSLLFELLSEALGLMPNHLEEMDSAKGHLILSHYYPSCPEPELTMGLSSHTDPDFLTVLLQDHIGGLQVLIQNQWIDVPPIPGALVVNIGDLLQLLSNDRFRSVEHRVKVNQREARVAIAFFFTHAHYPSTRMYGPIKQLLSEDNPPVYRETTLQDFNHHFYKKGLDGIPALSHFKLLR from the exons ATGAGTCTTGCCGGCGCCGGAACTTCAACTCCAACATCCTTCGACCGTTTACTGGAGCTGAAAGCCTTCGAAGAAACCAAAGGCGGTGTTAAGGGTCTCGTCGACGCCGGCATCACCAAAATCCCTCGTATTTTTGTCATGCCGCCGGAAGACATCGCCGTCTCTGGCGATCGGAGCCATACCCAGTTCGAGATCCCCGTCATTGATCTCAAAGATGTCGCCGGTGATCTCTCCGGCGTGATCGACGGAATCCGGCAGGCAGCGGAGAACGTGGGCTTTTTCCAGGTGGTGAATCACGGCATGCCAGCGAAGCTACTGGAGGACATGCTGGCGGCGGCGCGTGAGTTCCACGAGCTTCCACAAGAGGTGAAGGGTGAGTACTACACCAGGGAGAAGCAGAAAAAGGTGAAATATTGGACCAACTTTGATTTGTATCAGTCTAAGCATGCAAACTGGAGGGACACTCTGAATTGCACTATGGCACCTGAACCTCTTGATCCTCAAGAATTGCCTCCTGTTTGTAG GGATGTAATAATGGAATTCTCAAGGCAAGGTCAAGTATTCGGTAGCCTTTTGTTTGAGTTGCTATCAGAAGCACTTGGGCTCATGCCTAACCATCTTGAAGAGATGGATTCTGCAAAGGGACACTTAATTTTGTCTCACTATTATCCATCATGCCCTGAGCCTGAACTCACTATGGGTCTCAGTAGCCACACAGATCCTGATTTCCTCACGGTTTTGCTTCAAGACCATATTGGTGGACTTCAAGTTTTGATCCAGAATCAATGGATTGATGTGCCTCCAATTCCTGGAGCACTTGTTGTAAACATTGGAGATCTACTGCAG CTTCTTTCCAATGACAGATTCAGAAGTGTGGAGCACCGTGTGAAGGTAAACCAGAGAGAGGCCAGGGTAGCAATTGCATTCTTTTTTACTCATGCTCACTATCCATCAACAAGAATGTATGGCCCCATCAAGCAATTACTCTCAGAGGATAATCCCCCAGTATACAGAGAAACAACATTGCAGGACTTTAATCATCACTTTTATAAGAAGGGACTTGATGGAATTCCTGCTCTTTCCCATTTCAAGTTATTGAGATAA